The Castanea sativa cultivar Marrone di Chiusa Pesio chromosome 11, ASM4071231v1 genome contains a region encoding:
- the LOC142617174 gene encoding putative glutathione S-transferase parC, with protein sequence MADEVVLLDFWPSMFGMRVRIALAEKGIKYEYKEEDLRNKSPLLLEMSPIHKKIPVFIHNGKPVCESLIIVQYIDEVWKDKCPLLPTDPYQRAHSRFWADFVDKKVYEVSRKVWATNGEEKKAGKKEFIEIFKILEGELGDKPYYGGETFGFVDLSLIPFYSWFYAIETLGEFNLEAECPKIVAWAKRCLQKETVAKTLPDQKKVYEFVGQMRKRFGLE encoded by the exons ATGGCGGACGAGGTGGTTCTGCTAGATTTCTGGCCCAGTATGTTTGGGATGAGGGTGAGGATTGCTCTGGCTGAGAAGGGTATCAAGTATGAGTACAAGGAAGAGGACTTAAGGAACAAGAGTCCTCTACTTTTAGAGATGAGCCCCATTCACAAGAAGATCCCAGTTTTCATCCACAACGGGAAACCGGTGTGTGAGTCCCTCATCATTGTTCAGTACATAGATGAGGTCTGGAAGGACAAGTGTCCATTGCTGCCCACTGATCCTTACCAGAGAGCTCATTCCAGGTTCTGGGCTGATTTTGTTGATAAGAAG GTTTATGAAGTTTCAAGGAAGGTATGGGCCACaaatggagaagaaaaaaaggcaGGCAAGAAGGAATTCATTGAAATCTTCAAGATATTGGAGGGAGAGCTTGGTGACAAGCCTTACTATGGGGGTGAAACATTTGGGTTTGTGGACCTGTCTCTTATCCCCTTCTACAGTTGGTTCTATGCAATTGAGACCTTGGGAGAATTCAACTTAGAGGCAGAGTGCCCCAAGATTGTTGCGTGGGCTAAGAGGTGCTTACAGAAAGAGACTGTGGCCAAGACTCTTCCTGACCAGAAGAAGGTTTATGAATTTGTTGGACAAATGAGGAAAAGGTTTGGCTTGGAGTAG
- the LOC142617175 gene encoding putative glutathione S-transferase: MADEVILLDSWLSMYGMRVKIALAEKGIEYDYKQEDLSNKSPLLLEANPIHKKIPVVIHNGKPVCESLIIVQYIDEVCNDKSPLLPSDPYQRAHARFWADFVDKKVSVVSRKLWTTKGEELEAGKKEFFEIFKILEGELGDKPYFGGETFGFVDLSLVTFYSWFHAYEVFGNINIEAECPKIIAWAKRCLQKETVAKSLADQKKVYEAVGQLRKIRGYE, translated from the exons ATGGCGGACGAGGTGATTCTGCTAGACTCCTGGCTCAGTATGTATGGGATGAGGGTCAAGATTGCACTGGCCGAGAAGGGTATCGAGTATGATTACAAGCAAGAGGACTTGAGTAACAAGAGCCCTCTGCTTTTAGAGGCGAACCCCATTCACAAGAAGATCCCAGTTGTCATCCATAATGGGAAACCTGTGTGTGAGTCTCTCATCATTGTTCAGTACATAGATGAGGTCTGTAACGATAAGTCTCCATTGCTTCCCTCTGATCCGTACCAGAGAGCTCATGCCAGGTTCTGGGCTGATTTTGTTGATAAGAAG gTTAGTGTTGTTTCAAGGAAGTTATGGACTACAAAAGGAGAAGAGCTGGAGGCAGGCAAGAAGGAATTCTTTGAAATCTTCAAGATATTGGAGGGGGAGCTTGGTGACAAGCCTTACTTTGGGGGTGAAACATTTGGGTTTGTGGACCTTTCTCTTGTCACTTTCTACAGCTGGTTCCATGCCTATGAGGTATTTGGCAATATCAACATAGAGGCAGAGTGCCCCAAGATTATTGCATGGGCTAAGAGGTGCCTCCAAAAGGAGACTGTGGCCAAGTCTCTTGCTGACCAGAAGAAAGTTTATGAGGCTGTTGGGCAGTTGAGGAAAATACGTGGCTATGAGTAG